Proteins from one Podospora pseudoanserina strain CBS 124.78 chromosome 1, whole genome shotgun sequence genomic window:
- a CDS encoding hypothetical protein (EggNog:ENOG503NXYQ; COG:S; BUSCO:EOG09262V8E), producing the protein MSSSVPPTPTTAASARPHFTPLVCIVDFHHARGPEVEKWFGAEPEGFDPAVEYDWGLLPFMALSDGAHALTEDFSYFTLLKPAEDGGAGTSLFGISCTRQMDASLLLNRPAEVTRSTVQKAVVVIADSPQYFGMLRERLSVVTKAWFAQREFTDVEILKRFQESLADEKERGMMNEDEDRDQYLGLSLRELVREFKWQTLVLLKCCLLQPKMLFFGTRCERLCLTQFSLVSLIPGLLRNLQDSAGPELNNYEQNLQQPTSLRTSDRNSLLAYMGLPLQIFPKGSLFGPYTPLQQLDILADFGTKSYIVGSTNSLLLQQKDRYSDILINLDEGTINITSTSLKAALQLSTPDRRWIDFITQNVNDTWDEANPSRPKTMGYVGSEEFIRVQFEEYLLSLISSVKYHNHLAKHSNNPRMLLPYIEGDPSTDFGSDFVEAWSKTENYRIWNLHTDSHLFDIVEPKHPCAGGLTIEDVQRRITQQVQDMHWDEKLAQGKEALGRNLAAGKEKASNIFNKLYADMEAIREAQRKKAEEARIEQEKAASQQQAENRGGSPDSTASKTTQNSQAAAQSVGSKAGAFVNSWATWAGEKRRKAWGGGSSTPPTPTTASPPESSNGGGGGWTSGWVKNKNRQSQMSTRSATSVDGMLEKETKTEARSPTHSRLPEEKQPLAAAGNRGSVAGSSISGESLFDSPVATRQSRPLSQESVILEDQEPGGIDGVVSSSVSEEKKSGPMNGNGPLVVKVAKDEGSDDEGIQEAQKTPLPSRVAADEAAKAQSAWER; encoded by the exons ATGTCGTCCTCTGTCCCtcccacacccaccacagcTGCGAGCGCTAGACCGCATTTCACACCCTTAGTCTGCATAGTCGATTTCCACCATGCTCGCGGCCCCGAAGTCGAAAAATGGTTCGGCGCAGAGCCAGAAGGATTCGACCCGGCTGTGGAATATgattgggggttgctgcCTTTTATGGCCCTCAGCGACGGCGCGCATGCTCTGACCGAGGATTTCTCCTACTTTACGTTGTTGAAGCCTGCGGAAGATGGGGGGGCGGGTACCTCGCTGTTTGGGATTTCATGCACTCGCCAGATGGACGCTTCTCTGTTGCTCAACAGACCGGCCGAGGTGACGAGATCGACGGTGCAAAAAGCCGTGGTCGTGATTGCAGACAGCCCACAGTACTTTGGCATGCTTAGGGAGAGGCTGAGCGTGGTCACCAAGGCGTGGTTTGCGCAGCGGGAGTTTACAGATGTGGAGATTCTGAAAAGGTTCCAGGAGAGCTTGGCTGAtgagaaggaaaggggaatGATgaacgaggatgaggacagAGACCAATATCTTGGACTGAGTCTGAGGGAGCTTGTCAGGGAGTTTAAATGGCAGACAttggtgctgttgaagtGCTGTTTGTTGCAGCCAAAG ATGCTGTTCTTTGGAACAAGATGTGAGAGGCTTTGCCTAACTCAGTTTTCACTGGTATCATTGATCCCAGGATTGCTGCGCAACCTGCAGGACTCTGCGGGACCAGAATTGAACAACTACGAGCAGAATCTCCAGCAGCCAACAAGCCTGAGGACTAGCGACCGGAATTCCCTGCTGGCATATATGGGGCTGCCTCTGCAGATTTTCCCAAAG GGCAGCTTGTTTGGACCATACACCCCCTTGCAACAGCTCGACATTCTGGCAGACTTTGGAACGAAATCGTATATAGTGGGCAGTACGAATTCGTTACTTTTACAGCAGAAAGATCGGTATAGCGACATTCTCATTAACCTCGACGAGggcaccatcaacatcacgTCCACTTCGTTGAAGGCGGCTCTTCAGCTCTCCACCCCAGACCGCCGCTGGATTGACTTTATAACCCAAAACGTCAATGATACCTGGGACGAGGCAAACCCCAGCCGTCCGAAAACTATGGGTTATGTTGGCAGCGAGGAATTCATCCGCGTCCAGTTCGAGGAGTACTTACTGTCTTTGATATCGTCTGTCAAGTatcacaaccacctcgcAAAGCATTCCAACAACCCCCGGATGTTGCTCCCTTATATTGAAGGCGATCCTTCCACCGACTTCGGCTCTGATTTCGTCGAAGCGTGGTCAAAGACGGAGAACTACCGAATTTGGAATTTGCACACTGATTCACATCTGTTTGATATTGTCGAACCAAAACATCCCTGCGCTGGAGGCTTGACCATCGAGGACGTTCAGAGGAGGATAACGCAGCAGGTACAAGATATGCATTGGGATGAGAAACTCGCGCAGGGGAAGGAGGCCCTAGGACGGAACTTGGCGGCTggaaaggagaaggccagcaACATCTTTAATAAATTGTATGCGGACATGGAGGCAATCAGGGAAGCCCAGCgaaagaaggccgaggaagccaGAATTGAGCAAGAGAAGGCAGCTTCTCAGCAGCAAGCCGAAAACAGAGGGGGTTCTCCTGACTCGACAGCTTCCAAAACAACACAGAACTCACAGGCTGCTGCGCAATCAGTAGGCAGCAAAGCGGGCGCGTTTGTCAACAGCTGGGCTACTTGGGCAGGGGAGAAGAGGCGGAAGGCTTGGGGCGGCGGCAGTTCAACACCTCCTACCCCCACCACTGCCAGTCCTCCCGAGAGTAgcaacggcggcggaggcggctgGACCTCGGGCTGGgtgaagaacaagaacaggCAATCACAGATGAGCACAAGGAGTGCGACCTCTGTCGACGGTATGCTTGAGAAGGAGACCAAGACTGAAGCGAGAAGCCCCACGCATAGTCGACTAccggaggagaagcagccgCTGGCTGCGGCCGGGAATAGAGGTTCGGTGGCCGGCTCGTCTATCAGCGGGGAGAGCTTGTTTGACTCACCTGTCGCAACCCGACAATCCAGACCGCTATCGCAGGAGAGCGTAATTCTGGAAGATCAGGAACCAGGAGGGATCGATGGTGTTGTGTCATCGTCAGTCtccgaggagaagaagtcaGGACCTATGAACGGAAATGGACCACTAGTGGTCAAGGTTGCCAAAGACGAGGgtagtgatgatgaggggatCCAGGAAGCTCAGAAAACACCGCTTCCGTCGAGGGTGGCGGCGGACGAGGCAGCCAAGGCCCAATCTGCGTGGGAAAGATGA
- a CDS encoding hypothetical protein (EggNog:ENOG503NYVU; COG:S) codes for MASASLPRSSSNVSEPRASLRSRSSVAASNTTRHHTPRSLPPWIDSYEARYGSPTEDQLRALDCPPPRAAHSHHNHSPSQPQRRISKDGYVYDFGGVLPTDEAPRTSRARLRKFILRKDAAERGRKWDHLRSAEPVIVPRYSRATPTSPWRSYLQSSRYGHLPGEHAQIVDPEVLKELQPSFDNPIEPPRLLDSAGNRSARNKLLYKRAWRVILQHPLVPLAFRLTVLLTSIVALALSAKIFQIENGETETNTSERTQSIVAIVVDTVAVPYIGYMTWDEYTGKPLGLRPATQKISLVLMDLFFIIFKSASTTLAFEALVFHNSLDRQVSQYSQALAAFQTVGLISWSFTFTVNVFRLVQKLGGGEDERR; via the exons ATGGCATCTGCGAGCCTCCCGCGCTCCAGTTCCAATGTTTCTGAACCTCGCGCTTCCCTCAGGTCGCGAAGCAGCGTTGCCGCTTCCAACACCACTCGACACCATACACCACGATCCCTGCCAC CATGGATAGACTCCTACGAAGCACGGTACGGGTCGCCGACCGAAGACCAGCTCCGCGCACTTGactgcccccctccccgggcCGCGCACTCTCACCACAATCATTcccccagccagccccaacGACGGATCTCCAAAGATGGCTACGTGTACGATTTTGGAGGCGTGTTACCTACCGATGAGGCACCGAGGACCTCGCGAGCAAGGTTACGAAAATTCATTTTGCGCAAAGATGCTGCGGAGCGAGGGAGGAAATGGGACCACTTGCGCTCAGCCGAGCCTGTGATTGTGCCTCGATATAGCCGGgcaacacccacctcaccatGGCGAAGCTATCTGCAGTCATCTCGATACGGCCATCTTCCAGGGGAACATGCTCAGATCGTTGACCCCGAGGTGCTTAAAGAGCTCCAGCCCAGCTTCGATAACCCCATTGAGCCGCCACGACTTCTCGACTCAGCCGGAAACCGGTCCGCAAGGAACAAACTGCTCTACAAGAGAGCTTGGCGGGTCATCTTACAACACCCATTGGTGCCTTTGGCTTTCCGCCTTACGGTTCTCCTCACCTCCATAGTGGCTCTCGCCCTCTCAGCCAAGATCTTCCAAATAGAAAACGGCGAGACGGAAACAAACACTTCGGAACGGACACAGTCCATTGTCGCTATCGTGGTAGATACGGTAGCGGTCCCCTATATCGGCTACATGACATGGGATGAATACACTGGCAAGCCCTTGGGACTGCGGCCAGCCACACAGAAGATTTCGCTTGTCCTGATGGACTTGTTTTTCATTATATTCAAATCCGCAAGCACAACACTGGCCTTCGAGGCCCTCGTCTTTCACAACTCCTTGGACCGTCAGGTGAGCCAATACAGTCAAGCGTTGGCTGCGTTTCAGACCGTCGGTTTGATATCATGGAGCTTCACTTTCACCGTGAACGTATTCCGCCTCGTACAAAAGCTGGGAGGGGGCGAAGACGAACGTAGATAG
- the CDC53 gene encoding ubiquitin ligase (cullin) of SCF (COG:O; EggNog:ENOG503NVFD), translating into MPPPAFSGASHTRDDVDSTWLTLRTGIDGIMTNLHSGLNLAQYMKLYTTVHNFCTSQKAVSFNAGSLGAHRGAHLLGEDLYKLLNEYLAQHLTGLVEESKSHTEEALLAFYIREWNRYTNAAKYIHHIFGYLNRHWVKREMDEGKKSVYDVYTLHLVKWRDVLFHQVVHKVMDSVLKLVEKHRNGETIEYNQIKLVVDSFISLGLDENDSHKPTLNVYRFHFEKPFLEATKVFYTNESKQFLAENSVVEFMKKAEARLEEEENRVQLYLIGDIIIQLKKACNQVLIEDHSNLLRDEFQVLLDNDREEDMARMYSLLSRIAGGLDPLRAKFENHVRKAGLAAVAKVASDADKLEPKVYVDALLEIHTQYQGLVKRAFNDEAEFTRSLDNACREFVNRNEVCKSGSNKSPELLAKYTDILLRKSSTGVEDGALEETLTQIMTVFKYIEDKDVFQKFYSRMLARRLVHSNSSSDDAETSMISKLKEACGFEYTSKLQRMFQDMQISKDLNTGFKGHVQASIEGKNLDSTYSVLGTGFWPLTAPGTNFNPPEEIAQDCERFTRFYKHKHDGRKLTWLWQLCKGDIKANYVRNAKMPYTFSVSVYQMAILLLFNEKLQNTYEEIAQTTQLNSESLDPALLVCLKAKVLTCDSGAKVGPGNTYSLNLDFKNKKYRVNLNVGMKSETKQEEAETNKTIEEDRKLLLQSAIVRIMKARKKMKHQQLVSETINQIRSRFVPKVADIKKCIEILLDKEYLERLEDDELGYLA; encoded by the exons ATGCCTCCACCAGCGTTTTCGGGTGCCTCCCACACCcgtgatgatgtcgacagCAC ATGGCTCACCCTACGAACGGGCATCGATGGCATCATGACAAACCTCCACAGCGGCCTGAACCTCGC GCAGTACATGAAACTCTACAC AACGGTTCACAATTTTTGCACGAGCCAGAAGGCTGTCAGCTTCAACGCTGGTTCGCTTGGAGCTCATAGAGGTG CACACTTACTGGGAGAGGACCTGTACAAGCTGCTCAATGAGTATTTGGCACAGCATCTGACGGGTCTTGTGGAGGAATCGAAGAGTCACACTGAAGAGGCTCTTCTAGCCTTCTACATTCGGGAGTGGAATCGTTACACCAACGCCGCAAAGTACATTCACCATATCTTCGGGTACCTGAACCGCCACTGGGTAAAGCGGGAGATGGACGAGGGCAAGAAGTCGGTGTACGATGTCTacaccctccacctcgtcaaATGGCGCGATGTCCTCTTTCACCAAGTTGTCCACAAAGTCATGGACTCGGTCCTTAAACTGGTGGAGAAGCACCGCAACGGCGAAACCATTGAATACAACCAGATCAAACTGGTTGTCgactccttcatctccctgGGACTCGACGAGAACGACTCCCACAAGCCCACGCTCAACGTCTATCGCTTCCATTTCGAGAAGCCATTCCTTGAGGCGACCAAAGTATTTTACACGAACGAGAGCAAGCAGTTCCTTGCCGAGAACAGCGTTGTTGAGTTCATGAAGAAAGCCGAGGCAcgtctggaggaggaggaaaaccGAGTGCAGCTATACTTGATCGGGGACATAATTAtccagctcaagaaggcTTGTAACCAGGTGCTCATTGAGGACCACAGCAACCTGCTCCGCGACGAGTTTCAGGTTCTCCTTGATAATGACAGGGAGGAAGACATGGCGCGCATGTATAGTTTGCTTTCGCGCATTGCTGGTGGCCTCGACCCCTTGCGGGCCAAATTCGAAAATCACGTTCGCAAGGCCGGATTGGCTGCTGTCGCCAAGGTGGCCTCCGATGCCGACAAGTTGGAGCCCAAGGTCTATGTGGATGCGCTACTTGAGATTCACACGCAGTATCAAGGCTTGGTCAAGCGCGCGTTCAACGATGAGGCCGAGTTTACAAGATCCCTCGATAACGCGTGCAGGGAATTCGTCAACCGCAATGAAGTCTGCAAGTCTGGATCCAACAAGTCGCCGGAGCTCCTGGCCAAGTATACCGATATCCTTTTGCGCAAGAGCAGCActggtgtggaagatggtGCCCTGGAGGAGACTTTGACGCAGATCATGACTGTGTTCAAATACATTGAGGACAAAGATGTCTTTCAAAAGTTCTACTCTCGCATGTTGGCTCGCCGGTTGGTTCACAGCAACTCGTCGTCCGATGACGCCGAGACTAGCATgatcagcaagctcaaggaggcgtGCGGATTCGAGTACACCAGCAAGCTGCAACGCATGTTCCAGGATATGCAAATCTCCAAAGATCTGAATACTGGCTTCAAGGGGCACGTACAGGCCAGCATCGAGGGCAAGAACTTGGACTCTACCTACTCGGTACTGGGCACAGGTTTCTGGCCCCTGACTGCCCCGGGGACAAACTTCAACCCACCGGAGGAAATTGCGCAAGATTGCGAGCGCTTCACACGTTTCTATAAGCACAAGCACGATGGCCGGAAGCTCACCTGGTTGTGGCAGCTTTGCAAGGGAGACATCAAGGCGAACTATGTTCGAAACGCCAAGATGCCATACACATTTTCAGTATCTGTGTATCAGATGGCCATCTTGCTTCTGTTCAACGAAAAGCTTCAAAACACGTATGAGGAAATTGCGCAAACAACTCAGCTCAACAGCGAATCTCTGGATCCAGCGCTCCTGGTCTGCCTCAAAGCCAAGGTCCTGACCTGTGATTCTGGTGCCAAGGTGGGCCCTGGCAATACGTATTCTCTGAACCTCGacttcaagaacaagaagtACAGGGTCAATCTGAACGTTGGCATGAAGAGCGAGacgaagcaggaggaggcagagacGAACAAGACGATTGAAGAAGACAGGAAACTGTTGCTTCAG TCTGCCATTGTCCGCATCATGAAGGCCCGCAAGAAGATGaagcaccagcagctcgTTTCCGAAACCATTAACCAAATCCGGTCCCGTTTTGTGCCCAAGGTTGCCGATATCAAGAAGTGTATCGAGATTTTGCTCGACAAGGAGTACCTCGAGCGCTTGGAGGACGATGAGCTCGGTTATCTGGCGTAA
- a CDS encoding hypothetical protein (BUSCO:EOG092653VU; COG:S; EggNog:ENOG503P130) — MRLYLLPISTRRTLLYCQKLDAPATQKQTWGDWLQGKAARTWSDWEQKEKGWQKKVVSYGNYALRRIPYEEWGLKSVPPLSQRRKQVELRGDEKVEVVYPKSLLPLGKVSKILEALATERESLHKQRLAWCFVGMPVTIPIGLLPVIPNLPFFYLVYRAWSHWRAYAGGKHIQFLLKNNLLTYTPSPVVDAVYAGQEQPLPSTPEPTTSPNAELLGNEKVPGPENPHPEGETMLLNQANGRKMTQALDLPQLEIELERAIWQVETAVQLSKEDIAEENSRGGDEKKTQ; from the exons ATGCGTCTTTACCTCTTGCCCATCTCCACGAGACGGACGCTGCTTTACTGCCAAAAGCTAGACGCGCCCGCAACACAGAAGCAGACGTGGGGGGATTGGCTCCAGGGCAAAGCGGCGCGCACATGGTCCGACTGGGAGCAGAAAGAGAAAGGCTGGCAAAAGAAGGTCGTCAGCTACGGCAACTACGCGCTCCGCCGGATCCCCTACGAGGAATGGGGTCTCAAGTCGGTGCCCCCGCTCTCCCAGCGCAGGAAGCAGGTCGAGCTGCGGGGCGATGAGAAGGTCGAGGTGGTGTATCCGAAGAGCCTGTTGCCCCTGGGGAAAGTCTCCAAGATCCTGGAGGCCTTGGCCACCGAGAGGGAAAGCTTGCACAAGCAGAGGTTGGCGTGGTGTTTTGTTGGCATGCCCGTCACGATACCCATTGGGCTGCTCCCCGT AATCCCCAACCTTCCCTTTTTCTATCTCGTCTACCGTGCCTGGTCTCACTGGCGTGCCTACGCAGGGGGGAAGCACATCCAGTTCCTACTCAAAAACAACCTCCTAACCTacaccccatcccccgtGGTGGACGCTGTATATGCCGGTCAAGAGCAGCCGCTGCCGTCCACGCCAgagccaaccaccagcccGAACGCGGAACTGCTCGGTAACGAGAAGGTCCCAGGGCCTGAGAATCCTCATCCAGAGGGGGAGACCATGCTGCTGAATCAGGCCAACGGGCGGAAGATGACCCAAGCGTTGGACCTACCGCAGTTGGAAATCGAATTGGAGAGGGCCATCTGGCAGGTGGAAACGGCGGTTCAGCTCAGCAAGGAGGACATTGCCGAGGAAAATTCAAGGGGCGGCGATGAGAAAAAGACGCAATGA